The following is a genomic window from Aquipuribacter nitratireducens.
CTCATGATCCTCACGACCCCCGAGCAGGAGGCCGACCTCGCGGCGCTGCTCGCCACCTGGCGCGGCGACCAGGCGTAGCGCGCGCCCGCGGTTCGCGCCCCGTCCGGCGTCCACAACCCCTGTGCCGCAGGGATCGGGGCGCGGAAACGGCCACTTCGGCCCATACAACCCCTGTGCCGCAGGGATCGGGGCGCGGATGCTGGCCTCAGGCGGGCGCGCGTCCGGGGGCCTCGGCCTCCTGCGCCCGGCGCTCGGCGAGCGCGGCGGCCTCCTCCTCGGTCAGCGGCGTGCGCCCGGCGGCGAGCATCCCCCCGATGACGAGGACGCTGAGCCCGAGCAGCGGCCAGCCGAGGGCGACCTTCGTGGCGCCGAGCACGACGACCGAGCCCGCGAGGTACAGCGGGAGCTGCACGACGACGCGGATGACGTAGTTCGCGAGCAGCACCGCCGTCAGCCGCTGGAAGAGCCGCCGCACGGCCGGTCGGGCGCGCCAGCCGGCCACGTCACCGGTCACCGCGCCGAAGAGGAGCCCGACGACGGGCCAGCCGCTCAGCATCGACAGGGAGAACACGACCGCGAGGCCGGCGTTGTACAGGATGCCGGGCAGGAAGAAGTCCCCGGCGTCCCCCGTCCGCACGGCGACGAGCGCGGAGACGACGACCCCGAACACCCCGGACAGCACGTGCGTGAGGGTCTGGCGCTGGAGCAGCCGCACGACGACGAAGACCGCCGTGGCGGCCACGGCCGCGACGACCGAGGTGCGCAGCTGCGACGTGAGCCCCCACGCGCTGAGGAACACGACGATGGGGACCGCCGCCTCGACGGTGCCGCGCCAGCCCCCCAGCGCCTTGAGCAGCTCGGTGCGGACGACGGCCTCGACGGTGGTCGGGACCTCGGCCTGCGTCACGTGCGCGCCGGCAGGAGCTCGTACGCCGGGTTGTAGATGACCTTGCTGCCGTCGTCGCAGCGGGACACCGTGCCGGTGACGCGCAGCTGGCGGCCCGGCTCGACCCCGGGGATGGCGCTGCGACCGATCCAGCGCAGCCGGACGGTGCCCGAGCCGTCGAAGAGCTCGGCCTCGAGGTGGCAGGAGGCCGGGGCGGGCTCGACGGTCACAGACCGGAGCGTGCCGCACAGCGTGGCGCGGCAGCGGCCCGGCAGGTCGACCACGGGGGTCCCCCCGAGCCGGCCCACGGCCTCCGCCTGCCGGCGCGCGGCGAGCTCGTCGTCGCTGCGGGTGAGCGACGCCAGGGCCCGGCGCCAGGCGCGGTCTGTCGTCATGGGTCCAGGTTACGACTGCTCGGGAGCGGCGTCCGACGAGTCGCCGGTCTCCTCGTCGGCTCCCCCGTCCGGCGGTACCGGCGGTGCGGGACGGGCCGGCCGGGCGCCCTCGGGGAGGCGGAGGGGCAGCGGTTCGCGGGGCGCCATCGGCTCGCTCCCGCGGACGACGACCGCCGTGCGGACGACCTCCTCGAGGAGGTCGCCGCGACCGCGGGCGGCGAGCTCGTCGGGCAGCGTGGCGCCGGCGCTCGCGAGGACCTCGGGACCGGAGAACACGGCCCGGACGAACCACCGCGGGCCGTCGACGCCGCAGAAGCGCTGCACCTGCAGGACCTTGCGTCCGTCGGGCAGCTGGGTCGGGACCTGGGCGACGAGCTCGGTGCCGAAGCTGCCCTCCCGCTCCTCGACGCGCCCGCCGCCCGCGGCGACGGCCTTGGCGATCTCGGGGCGGACCTCGTCCCACACCCCGCTGCTGCGCGGGGCGGCGAACGCCGTCAGCTGGACGTTGGACGCCTCGGCCTGCACCGTGACGGCGGCGACCCGCTGCGTCGCCTTGTCGACGTCGAGGCGGACCTTGAGCTCGGGTCGCGCGACGAGGCGCAGCGCCCCGAGGTCGAGCATGCCCTCGGTGGGTGCGGCGGGGTCGGCGGCGTCGAGCGGACCGGTCCCGGGCGACACCGGGACGGGCGCCGGCTCGGGGACGCTGGGGTCGGGCCGGGTCGACCGGCTCCAGAACGGGCTCACGTGTCTCCTCGGGTGCGGGTGCGGTCGGCGGCCGGGTGGGCCGGGCCGGCGGGCTCGAGCGGGCCGCGCCCGGTGGAGCCGAACCCGCCGTCGCCGCGCGCGGAGCCGGGCAGCCGGTCCACCTCGACGAGGCGCACCCCCGGCAGGTCGACGACGACGAGCTGGGCGACACGCTCCCCCGCGCGCAGCTCCACCGTGTCGTCGGGGTCGGTGTTGTGCAACGTCACGCGCACCTCGCCGCGGTAGCCCGCGTCGACGGTGCCGGGGGCGTTGAGCACCGTCACGCCGTGGCGGGCGGCGAGCCCCGAGCGCGGCAGCACGAAGGCTGCCGCACCGTCGGGCAGGGCGAGCGCCACGCCGGTCCCGACGGTCGCGCGCCGCCCGGGGGCGAGCACGACGTCCTCGGTGGTGACGAGGTCGAGCCCGGCGTCGCCGGGGCGGG
Proteins encoded in this region:
- a CDS encoding DUF3159 domain-containing protein, whose translation is MTQAEVPTTVEAVVRTELLKALGGWRGTVEAAVPIVVFLSAWGLTSQLRTSVVAAVAATAVFVVVRLLQRQTLTHVLSGVFGVVVSALVAVRTGDAGDFFLPGILYNAGLAVVFSLSMLSGWPVVGLLFGAVTGDVAGWRARPAVRRLFQRLTAVLLANYVIRVVVQLPLYLAGSVVVLGATKVALGWPLLGLSVLVIGGMLAAGRTPLTEEEAAALAERRAQEAEAPGRAPA
- a CDS encoding OB-fold nucleic acid binding domain-containing protein — protein: MTTDRAWRRALASLTRSDDELAARRQAEAVGRLGGTPVVDLPGRCRATLCGTLRSVTVEPAPASCHLEAELFDGSGTVRLRWIGRSAIPGVEPGRQLRVTGTVSRCDDGSKVIYNPAYELLPART
- a CDS encoding DUF3710 domain-containing protein; this translates as MSPFWSRSTRPDPSVPEPAPVPVSPGTGPLDAADPAAPTEGMLDLGALRLVARPELKVRLDVDKATQRVAAVTVQAEASNVQLTAFAAPRSSGVWDEVRPEIAKAVAAGGGRVEEREGSFGTELVAQVPTQLPDGRKVLQVQRFCGVDGPRWFVRAVFSGPEVLASAGATLPDELAARGRGDLLEEVVRTAVVVRGSEPMAPREPLPLRLPEGARPARPAPPVPPDGGADEETGDSSDAAPEQS
- the dut gene encoding dUTP diphosphatase, coding for MPGDRSDQRHEVVVLVRRDAGVPLPARARPGDAGLDLVTTEDVVLAPGRRATVGTGVALALPDGAAAFVLPRSGLAARHGVTVLNAPGTVDAGYRGEVRVTLHNTDPDDTVELRAGERVAQLVVVDLPGVRLVEVDRLPGSARGDGGFGSTGRGPLEPAGPAHPAADRTRTRGDT